Genomic DNA from Acidisoma sp. PAMC 29798:
ATCGCGCGTATCCTTGCCATGGCCGACCCAGAGCAGCACCTCCGCCTCCCGCGCTGTCAGGCCCAGCCGCTCCCGCAGCCGCGACTCCTCGGTCGAGCTGCGGGTTTCCATGATGCGGAACAGCACCTCGTCCGGCGCCATGCGCCCGACATACACAAATTGCAGCAGCCGCTGCTCCCCCATCGCCGCCGCAACCTGGCCCGGCACGCGCTCGCCCGCCTCGGCGAGCCAATCGACGACCCAGGGACAGGCGACGTCCGCGCCCTCGACCTCCGCCAGCAACTCGGCCGCCTGGGGCGTCGCCCACATCAAGTCGCCGAAGGTATCGGTCGCCAGCAGGAAACGCCCGGCGGTATCGAGTGCCGCCTGGGCGCTGCGCGTGCGCCGCGCGCCCGCCAGATGCACCCGAATGCGGGCCACGACCTCAGCCAGTTGCAGCGGCTTGGTGACGTAATCGACGCCACCGGCCTCCAACCCGCGCACCACATCCTCACTATCGGTCAGGCCGGTCATGAAGACGATGGGCACGGCGGCCAGAGCCGGGCTCCGCTTCATGCGGCGACAGGCCTCGAACCCATCCATACCGGGCATGACGGCATCGATCAGGATGATGTCGGGCCGCACCCGCTGCACCACCAGCATGGCCGCCGCCGCCGATTGCGCCATGAGCACCGTATAGCCGGCGTCTTCCAAAACCTCATTGAGCACGCCCAGCGTGCCCGGCGTATCGTCCACCACCAAGACGACGTCCCGCCGGGTCACAGCGCCTCGACCCGGGCGGAGGCATCCAGCGCCGTCACGAAAGCATCCAGCCGGTAATCCGAAATCAGCGCCCGCAGCGGCTCCAAGGTCGGCACCAGCGCCGGGAATTCCTCGGCCAGGGCGTCGAGCCGCAGCCTGATCCCGCGCACATAGCCGATGGCGGCTAGTTCCCGCAGCTCATCCAATTGTTGCCGCGTCAGCGCCTCACCTACTTCAGTCGAAACCGCCACGGCGTCCATCTCCAGCCGCGTCCATTCCAGGTCGAGCAGGCGCCCGATCGTGTCCAGCAACAGATCGAGCCGCACGGGCTTCGCCATGACATCGTCATGATGTTGCCCCTCGCGCGGCGCCGCCTCCAGCTCCCGCGCATTCGCCGAGACGATGACGATCGGCGCCCGCGCGCCGCTATCCTCGCGCAGCCGTGCCGCGAGGTCCCATCCCGTCATATCCGGCATCGCAAGATCGAGCAGGAACAGGTCCGGCCGCCATTGCGCCGCCATGTCCAGGCATTCAACACCGCCCGAAGCGCCCATGACCGTGAAGCCCAAGGGCGTCAGCAGGTCGAGCATGAGCGACCGATGCGAAGGGTCGTCATCCGCGACCAGCACGGTCAGCCGGCGCCCGCGATAACCGGTAATCTCCAACGCCGGCGGGCTCGGGCGCAGCGTCTCCGGCGCTTCGGACAGCAGCAGCCGCAGACGGAAGCGGCTGCCCTCCCCTAAGACGCTGGTGGCGACAATCTCCCCGCCCATGACCTCGGTCAGCAGGCGCACGATGGTCAGGCCGAGGCCGGTCCCAGGCACCGATTGCGTATTCCCGCCGCGCTGAAACGGCTCGAAAATGCGAACGAGGTCGGACTCCGCAATGCCACGGCCGGTATCGGCGATTTCGAACTCCGTCACCTGGCGACGACAGGTCACGGTGAAGGTCACGCTGCCTTGGTTGGTGAACTTGATGGCATTGGACAGCAGGTTGATCAGCACCTGACGCATGCGGTGTTCATCGGCGTAGACCAGGCGCGGCAGCGATTCCGCCCGGTAGAACAGCGCGATGCCCTTCGTCTCGGCCTGAAGTCGCATCATCTGCACCAGATGATCGAGAAATTCCGGCAACCGGATCTCATCCCGATATAGTTCGATCCGGCCGGCCTCGATCTTGGAAATATCGAGCAGGCCGCCGATCAGCGCCGTCAGATGCTCCCCGCTGCGGCGGATGATGCGCAAGCCCTCGCGCTTGCGCGCCGGAATATCGGCATCCTTCTCCAGCAACTGCGCATAGCCGAGAATTGCATTGAGCGGGCTGCGCAGCTCGTGGCTGATGCCGATGACGTAGCGGCTTTTGGCGCGGCTTGCGGCTTCGGCGGTTTCCTTGGCGCGCTGCAAGGCGGCGTCGGTCACCTGATGGGCGCTGATTTCGTCCAGCAGCAGCGCCGTTTGTCGCCGCGTCTCCTCCTCCGCGGCGCTCCGGCTTTCCTGGGCGAGAACGGCGAGCCAGGAGACTACGCCGCCGATCACCAGCATCACCAGGAAGGTCTTCCAGAAGGCGCCGGTGGCGGCCTCATGGCTGATCGGGCCGCTGCCCACGGTCTGCGCATCGATGGCGATCAGCAGCAGGCCGGTGCCGGCGGCGAACAGGAACAGCACGCCGGTGAAGCGCGCCAATCGCACCCGCATCAGCGCCACCACCGGCGCCGGCAGGATCATGCGGAAGGGCCGGGCGATCTGCTCCGCCACGCGGCCATGCGGCTTGCAGGCATCGTGGCAGCGCGCGTCGAGCGAGCAGCACAGGGAGCAGATCGGCCCCGTATAGACCGGGCAATAGGCCATGTCCTCGGGCTCGAAATCATGTTCGCAGATGCTACAGGGAATGGTGCCGCGTGAGGCCCAGGCCGCCCGGCCCCGCCGCGCCAGATAGGTGCGACCGCCGGTCGCCCAGGCGATGGCCGGTGCCGCGACGAAGGCCACGCCGAAGGCGATGAAGGTCGAGAGCGCGCCGGCCACGGGGCCCATCAGCCCGGCATAGGCGCCGAGGGAGACGGCCGCCGCCAGCAACATGGCACCGACCCCCACCGGATTGATGTCGAATAGATGCGCCCGCTTGAACTCGATGCCCTTGGGACTGAGGTCGAGGCGTTTGTTCACCACGAGGTCCGCGACCAGGGCGCCCATCCAGCCGGCGGCGACGTCGGAATAGACCACCAGCGTATGCTGGATGGTCTTGGTCACGCCCGTCTCCATCAGCAACAAGGCGATGACGATGTTGAAGATGAGCCAAACGACGCGGCCTGGATGGCTATGCGTGAGGCGCGAGAAGAAGTTCGACCAGGCGAGCGACCCGGCATAGGCATTGGTGACGTTGATCTTGATCTGGGACACCACCACGAGGGCGCTCGTCAGGATCAGCGCGCCCATCGGCGAGGTGATGGTGCCGAAGGCGAGCCGGTACATCTGCGCCGGTTGCACCGCCTGATCGGGCAGCAAGCCGCTGCGCAACGCGGCATAGGCCAGCAACGATCCCGCGAGGAGTTTGACGATATCGATGACGATCCAGCCCGGGCCGCCGAGCAGCAGCGCCGTCCACCACTGCCGGCCGCCGATGGCCGCGCGCGGCGGCAGGAAACGGATGAAATCCACCTGCTCCGCCGTCTGGGTGATCAGCGCGAACAGGATGGACGCCGCAGCCCCGAAGGCCGTCAGGCTGAACCCGACATAGCGGCCGTTCTGGCCGGCATAGCCGACCCAGCCGCGCAACCATTCCGGATGCGTGACCAAGGCCGCGACGATCGGCACCAGATTGAGCAGGAACCAGACCGGCTGCGTCCAAAGCTGCAAGCGGCTGATGAACGTGATGCCATGCGTGACCAAGGGCACCACCACGATGGCGCAGAAGATATAGCCGAGCCATTCGGGAATGCCGAAGAAACTCTGCAGCATCGACGCCAGGATCACCGCCTCGATGCCGAAAAAGATAAAGGTGAAGGAGGCGTAGATGAGCGAGGTGATGGTCGAGCCGATGTAGCCGAAGCCGGCCCCGCGCGTCAGCAAATCGACATCGACGCCCGCCCGCGCCGCATGGGCGCAAATCGGCACGCTGATGGCGAAGATCATCACACTCACGAAGATGATCGCGGCGATGCTATTGGTGAAGCCGTAGGCGAGCGTGATGGTGCCGCCGATCGCTTCCAGCGCGAGGAAGGACACCGCGCCGAGTGCGGTGTTCGCCACCCGCAGCGGGGACCAGCGGCGCGCGCTTTTCGCCGTGAAGCGCAAGGCATAATCTTCGAGCGTCTGGTTCGCGACCCAGCGGTTGTAGTCGCGCCGGGTGCGCGTGATGCGCTGCCGGGCCAGGCGGGCCGAGCCTGTCGGCATACCGGCACTCATCCGCCTGAGGCCATGTGCTTGGTCATTCGGCGCCGATCAAACCACACCCACACGGAAACGTCATACGCGATTTGACGTATGGGCGTATCGCCCTGCGGACACCAAAACTCGTTTCCAGGTCGAGTAACGACGTAACCCAAGCTTGGAAACAGGACGCACGCTCATGACGGACGAGACAAAGCTGGACACGGCCATCCTTCCCGACATCGCCCTTCCCGAACTGGGCCGTCGTAGCCTGGGTGGTCTTGGCCTTGCGGCCGTTGCCGCCGCCGCTGTCGGCGCAACCGCCACCGCGAGCATCGTGGCCAGCACGCCCGCGCGCGCCCAGTCCTCCGGCGACACCATCAAGGTCGGCATCCTGCATTCGCTCTCCGGCACGATGGCGATCAGCGAGACTCCCCTCAAGGAAGTCATGCTGATGCTCATCGCCCAGCAGAACCAGAATGGCGGCTTGCTTGGCAAGCAGCTCGAAGCCGTGGTCGTCGATCCCGCCTCCAACTGGCCGCTGTTTGCCGAGAAGGCCAAGCAACTCCTCAGCGTCAATAAAGTCTCCGCCACCTTCGGCTGCTGGACCAGCGTTTCCCGCAAGTCGGTGCTGCCGGTGTTCGAGCAGCTCAATGGCATCCTGTTCTACCCGGTTCAGTATGAAGGCCAGGAATGCAGCCGCAATATCTTCTACACCGGCGCGGCGCCGAACCAGCAGGCCATTCCGGCCGTCGATTACCTGATGAACACCGAGCACGTGAAGCGCTGGATTCTGGCCGGCACAGATTACGTTTATCCCCGCACCACCAACAAGATTTTGGAAGCCTATCTGAAGTCCAAGGGCGTCGCGTCCACGGACATCATGATCAACTACACGCCCTTCGGCTATTCCGATTGGCAGGGAATCGTCTCCCAGATCAAGAGCTTCGGCTCCTCGGGTCAGAAGACCGCCGTGGTCTCCACCATCAATGGTGACGCCAACGTGCCCTTCTACAAGGAACTCGGCAACCAGGGCATCAAGGCGACCGACATTCCGGTCGTGGCCTTCAGCGTCGGCGAGCAGGAGCTGGCCGGTATCGACACCACGCCGCTGGTCGGACATCTCGCTGCCTGGAACTATTTCGAGAGCGTCGATGCGCCCGCCAATGCCCAGTTCATCGCCGACTTCAAGAAGTTCGCGAATAACCCCAAGCGCGTGACCAATGATCCGATGGAAGCCGCCTATATCGGCTTCAATATGTGGATCAAAGCCGTCGAGAAGGCGAATACGACGGACTCCGACGCGGTGATCGCGGCGCTGCCCGGCGTGTCCGTGCCGAACCTGACCGGCGATTATTCCACGATGATGCCGAACCATCACATCACCAAGCCGGTGCTGATCGCGGAAATCCAGGCGACGGGTCAGTTCAACGTCGTATCCCAGACGCCGGGCCTGGTCGTGGCGCAGCCCTGGTCGCCGTATCTGCCGGAGTCCAAGGACCTGATCGGCGACTGGCTGGCACCGATGTCCTGCGGCAATTACGACGTCGTTAAGGGCAAGTGCCTCGGCGCCAAGTCGGCTTAGCCATCGCCGCCGATGCTCGGCGGAATGCGCTTCGCTTTTCCGCCCTACAGCTGACACGTAGGGCAGAAAAGCGGAGCGTATTCCGCCACTCCCACTGTGAAGGAGGCCTGCCCGTGACACGGTATTTTCCATGGCGGCGGGCCTTCGCGGCCCTTCTGATCGCGATGCTGGCCTGGGCTCCGCTCACCCGCGCCGAGGCACAGACCGATCCCTATGCCGGCCTCATCGTCCCCAATTTCGACACCATCGTGACGGCGGTCGAGACCATCGCCCTGTCCGGCGATGCCCGCGCCAAGCCCGTACTGACGGCGCTCGGCAATAACGAACTCTATACCTGGAAATATCCACGCCCCGACCACGGCTTGTTCATCCATGACCTCGATGCCGGTCATTGGCTGAACGCCCGCACCGGCGCGGTGATCCCCACACCCCCCTTCATGGCGGTACGCAAAGTCGTCGCGAACGACATGGTGACGGGCGCCATCCAAACCGCCATGGGCGTGCTGGATCTGTCATCCCCCGTCGTCGCCACGCGCCGCAAAGCCGCCGAGGCGATCTTCGAATCCCCGGCCGCGAATACCCTGCCGATCGTGCAGCATGCGCTGAGCACGGAGAAGAACCCCTCGGTGATCGCAACGCTGCAACAGGCACAAGCCGCCGATGAATTGTTCACGCCCGGCACCGGCGTCGAGACCAAACTCGCGGCCGTCAAAACAGTCGGCGCGCGCGGTGACATGGTGTCGCGCAATATGCTCGCTTCGCTGTCATCCGGGCAGGACAAAACGGTCGCCGCCGCTGCTGCTGCGGCCATCGCCCATATCGATTTTTCGCTGAAACTCTGGAGCTGGTTGGAGACGGTCTATTACGGCCTCAGCCTCGGCTCGGTCCTGCTGCTCGCCGCCGCCGGCCTCGCCATCACCTTCGGCGTGATGGGCGTCATCAACATGGCGCATGGCGAAATGGTCATGATCGGCGCCTATACGACTTTCTGCGTTCAGGGCTTCTTTCGCGCCTATCTGCCGGACTTTTCCGGTATCAGCCTGATCGTGGCGATCCCGGTGGCCTTCGCGGTCGCCGGCGCCATCGGCATCGTCATCGAACGCTCGATGATCCGCTTCCTCTATGGCCGCCCGTTGGAGACATTGCTCGCCACTTGGGGCCTGAGCCTCGTGTTGCAGCAGGCGATCCGCAGCCTGTTCGGCGCAGAGAACCAGAATGTCATTACGCCGGGCTGGATGAGCGGCTATTTCACGCTTGGCGGCCTCACCATTACGCTCAATCGGCTGTGCATCATCATCTTCGCCTTCGCCGTCGTCGGCGGGTTAATGGCGGTGATGCGCTATACGCCGTTGGGCCTGCGCATGCGCGCCGTGACGCAGAACCGCCGCATGGCAGCCAGCATGGGCATCCGCACGCCCTGGATCGATGCCATGACCTTCGGTCTCGGCTCGGGCATCGCCGGCGTTGCCGGTGTCGCGCTCAGCCAGATCGACAACGTGTCCCCCAATCTCGGGCAGAACTATATCATCGACAGCTTCATGGTCGTGGTCTTCGGCGGCGTCGGTAATCTGTGGGGCACGGTGCTCGCGGCGCTCACGCTCGGCATCGTCAACAAAGGACTTGAGCCGGTGGCCGGCGCCGTGCTCGGCAAGATCGTTGTGCTCGTGCTGATCATCATCTTTATCCAGCGACGGCCGCGCGGTCTGTTCCCGGTCAAAGGACGGGCGGTGGAGGCATGACCCGCATATCCCTGCTGCTGACACCGGTCATCATCGTGGGCGTCGCGATCATTCTCGCGATCCTCAACCTGTCGACGCCGCCGACCAGCGCGCTGCATGTTTCAGACTTCGTCATCGGCCTCGCCGGCAAATACCTCTGCTACGCCATGCTCGCCCTCGCGGTCGATCTGGTCTGGGGTTTCGCCGGCATCCTGACGCTGGGGCACGCTGCCTTCTTCGCCCTCGGTGGCTATTGCATGGGCATGTATCTGACGCGCGAGATCGGGGCGCGCGGCGTGTATGCCAATGCCGATCTGCCGGACTTCATGATCTTCATCGGCTGGAAGCAGCTGCCCTGGTATTGGCATGGCTTCAGCCATCTGCCCTTCGCCATCCTGATGGCGCTGATCGTGCCCGGCGTGCTGGCGGCGGTCTTCGGTTTCGCGGCCTTCCGCAGCCGCGTCGGCGGCGTCTATCTGTCGATCATCACCCAGGCCCTGACCTACGCCTTGTTGCTCGCCTTCTTCCGCAACGACATGGGCTTCGGCGGCAATAACGGCATGACCGATTTCAAGGATATCGGCGGCTTCCCGCTCGACCGCAGCAGCACGACCACGACGCTGATGGTGCTGTCGGCGATTTTCACTGCTCTGTCCTTCTTGTTTGCGCGCTGGCTGGTGCGCAGCCGCTACGGCAAGGTGCTGGTCGCCGTGCGCGACGCGGAAAGCCGCACGCGCTTCCTCGGCTACCGGCCGGAATACTACAAGCTCGTGCTCTGGACATTGTCGGCGATGATCGCGGGCATCGGCGGCGCGCTGTATGTGCCGCAGGTCGGCATCATCAACCCGGGCGAATTCGCCCCCGCCAATTCGATCGAGGCGGTGATCTGGGTCGCGGTCGGCGGGCGCGGCACGCTGTCGGGCGCGATTCTCGGCGCTGTGCTGGTCAACTTCGGCAAGACGGTGCTCACGGGCGTGATGCCGGGCGCCTGGCTCTACGCCCTCGGCGGCTTGTTCATTCTCGTGACCCTCTTCCTGCCGCGCGGCATCATGGGCACCTTCGCCAAACGCATCGTCGGCGCGGCCTTGCCGAATGCAGGCCAGCCGCAGGGCCTCGCCGCCATCGATACCGAGGCCGCCGATCTGCATGAAGCCGGCGCCGATGTGGAGACGCCGGCATGAACGCGCAACCGATCGGGCCGACCAGCAACGACATCCTGTATCTCAACGGCGTCAACAAAACCTTCGACGGCTTCAAGGCCATCAACAACCTGTCCCTCGTTCTCGCGCGCGGCGAGATGCGCGCCGTGATCGGCCCCAATGGCGCCGGCAAAAGCACGATGATGGACATCATTACCGGCAAGACCAAGCCGGATACGGGGCAGGTGATCTTCAGCGCGTCCACTGACCTCACCAAGATGGACGAGCCCGCCATTGCGCAGCTCGGTATCGGGCGGAAGTTCCAGAAACCCACGACCTTCGAAAGCCACACGGTCTGGGACAATCTGTTGCTTGCCCTCGCTGGTGATCGTAAGCCCTGGTTCAACCTCTTCGCGCGGGAGTCCAAGGCGGAGGCGGAGAAGATCGAGGCTCTGATGGCCACGATCCGCTTGTCCGATCACCGCCATCGGATGGCGGCCAATCTGTCCCACGGCCAGAAGCAATGGCTGGAGATCGGCATGCTGCTCGCGCAAGATCCGCAAGTGTTGCTGGTGGACGAGCCTGTCGCCGGCATGACGGATGCAGAGACCGAGCAGACGGCGCATCTGCTGCGTGACATCAACCGCACGCGTTCCGTCGTTGTCGTCGAGCATGACATGACCTTCGTCCGCGCCCTCGGCGTGAAAGTGACCGTGCTGCATGAAGGGTCCGTGTTGTCGGAAGGCACGCTCGATCATGTCAGCGCCGATCCCCGCGTCATCGACGTGTATCTCGGACGATGAGGGAGCACCCGGATGCTTGAAGTCGAAGACGTCAGCCTGCATTACGGTGCCGCCATCGCGCTGCGTGGTGTCTCCATCAAGGCCGAACTCGGCACCGTCACTTCCATTCTCGGGCGCAATGGCGTCGGCAAGACCAGCCTGCTGCGCGCCATCACCGGCGCCCATCCCATCAGCAAGGGCGCCATCCGCTGGGAAGGGCACAGCATCGTCAAGCTGCCCTCCTATGAACGCGCGAAGCGCGGCATCGCCTGGGTGCCGCAGGGCCGCGACATCTTTCCGCTGCTGACGGTGCAGGAAAATCTCGAAACCGGGTTCGCCGTGCTCCCCAGACGGGAACGGAAAATCCCTGACGAAATATATGACTTGTTCCCGGTCCTGAAAACCATGCTGCGGCGGCGCGGCGGCGATCTGTCCGGCGGCCAGCAGCAGCAGCTTGCCATCGGTCGCGCCCTGGTCATGAAGCCGCGCCTGCTGGTGCTCGACGAGCCGACCGAAGGTATTCAGCCGAGCATCATCAAGGATATCGGCCGCGTCATTGCCCTGCTCCGCAGCCGGGGCACCATGGCGATCCTGCTCGTTGAGCAGTATTACGATTTCGCCCATGAGCTGGCGCAGACCTTGGCCATCATGGATCGCGGGTCGATCGTCATCCAGGGACCGCGCGACACTTTGGATGAGACCGAGGTCCGACGTCACCTGTCGGTGTGATGGATGGCCTGCCCGGACACTTCATGCCAGACAGAGGCATGGATTGCGCCTCCCCCACCGTTCGCCCGCAACGCGCTTTCGGCCGCATTCGCGTCCGCTTCGAACGGCGGGGGGACATCACGGCGCTGGCCGTCCTGCGCCAGGAAGGCTGCCTCAAGGCCCGCATGCCGCGCATGGAACCGGGCGCCACGGCCGAGGCCGTGTTGCTTAATACCTCGGGCGGCGTCACCGGCGGGGACGATCTGGGCCTGGAGATCGCGGCCGGCGCCGCCACCCGCCTGATCGTCACCACCCAGGCGGCCGAGCGCTTCTACCGCGCGACCCCGGCGTCACCGCCCGCCACCATCCGCACCACCCTGTCGGTCGCGGCAAGCGCGCATCTCGACTGGCTGCCGCAGGAAACCATTCTATTCGATGGCTGCCGCGCCGACCGCACCTTGTCCGTGGAGATGGCGCAGACCGCCAGTTTCGTCGGCGTCGAAAGCCTGCTCTTCGGCCGCCAGGCCATGGGCGAAGCCGTGCAACGCGCTTGGCTGACGGACCGCATTCGCATCCGCCACGGTGGCCGGCTCATTCTGCATGACGCCACCCGCATAGGCGGCGATATCGCAGCCCTCATGGCCCGCGCCGGCACCTTCGGCGATGCCCGCGCCATGGCGACAGTGGTTTTCGTCTCGCCCGATGCCGAAGGCAGGGTCACGGCCTTGCGCGATGCGCTCGGCACCGGCACCCTGCCTGAAGGCCCGGTCGAGGCCGGTGTATCCGCCTGGAACGGTCTCGTGCTCGTGCGGCTGCTGGCGCTGGACGGCGCAAGTCTGCGGCGGGCCGTGATGACGACGCTGACCATCCTCCGCGCGGGGGCCGCTGTGCCCGGCGTGTGGAGACTTTAGGGAGATGCCCGCGTGAACCTGACGCCGCGTGAGAAGGACAAGCTGCTCATCAGCATGGCCGCCGTCGTCGCCCGCCGCCGGCTGGAGCGTGGCGTGGTGCTCAACTATCCCGAAGCCATCGCACTGATCAGCGACTTCGTGGTCGAGGGTGCCCGAGATGGCCGCAGCGTGGCGGACCTCATGGAGCAAGGCGCCCATGTCCTCACCCGTGCCCAGGTGATGGAGGGCGTGGCGGAGATGATCCATGACGTGCAAGTGGAAGCGACCTTTCCGGATGGCACCAAGCTCGTCACTGTCCATGACCCGATCCGCTGAGGGGCCGCGCATGATCCCAGGTGAAATCATTCCCGTTGCCGGCGATATCGAGCTGAACGCCGGGGCAGTTCAAACCACGCTGACCGTCGCCAATACCGGCGATCGCCCGATCCAGGTCGGCAGCCATTATCATTTCGCCGAAACCAATCCCGGCTTGCAGTTCGACCGCGCCGCCGCGCGCGGCCAACGCCTCGATATCGCGGCCGGCACCGCCGTGCGGTTCGAGCCGGGCCAGACGAGGGAGGTGACGCTCATTCCCCTGCGCGGCGCGCGCATCGTGTTCGGTTTCCGGGGCGACGTCTCCGGCCCCCTCGATGTGAAAGGCTAATTCAATGGCCCGCATGTCCCGCCACGCCTATGCGCATATGTTCGGCCCCACGGTCGGGGACCGGGTTCGCCTCGCCGATACCGAGCTGTTCGTAGAGGTCGAGCGTGACCTCACCATCTATGGCGAGGAAGTGAAGTTCGGCGGCGGCAAAGTCATTCGGGACGGTATGGGCCAGTCCCAGGTCACGAACGCGGCGGGTGCGGCCGATACGGTCATCACCAACGCGCTGATCATCGACACCTGGGGCATCGTCAAAGCCGATGTATCCATCATCAGCGGTCGCATCGCCGGCATCGGCAAGGCCGGCAACCCCGATACCCAGCCGGGCGTGGACATCATCATCGGGCCAGGCACCGAGATCATCGCCGGCGAGGGTCGCATCCTGACTGCCGGCGGCTTCGATGCCCACGTCCATTTCATCTGCCCGCAACAGGTGGAGGAGGCACTGGCTTCCGGCATCACCACCCTGCTCGGCGGCGGCACCGGCCCCGCGACGGGCACGGCCGCCACCACCTGCACGCCCGGACCTTGGCACTTGGGCCGCATGATGCAGGCGGCCGAGGGACTGCCGATCAACATCGCCTTCGCCGGCAAGGGCAATTCCTCCCGCCCCGAAGCCTTGGAGGAAATGATCCGCGCCGGCGCCGCTGCCCTCAAACTGCATGAGGATTGGGGCACCACACCCGCCGCCATCGACAATTGCCTGAGCGTCGCGGACCGCTTCGATGTGCAGGTCATGATCCACACCGATACGCTGAACGAAAGCGGCTTCGTCGAAGACACCATCGCGGCCTTCAAGGACCGCACCATCCACGCCTATCATACCGAGGGCGCCGGCGGCGGCCATGCGCCGGACATCATTCGCGTCGCGGGCCTGCCCAACGTCATCCCCTCCTCCACCAACCCAACGCGGCCCTACACGCTCAATACGCTCGATGAGCATCTCGACATGCTCATGGTCTGTCATCACCTCGACCCCTCGATCTCCGAGGATATCGCCTTCGCGGAAAGCCGCATCCGGCGCGAAACGATCGCGGCGGAAGATATCCTGCACGACATGGGCGCTTTCTCGATCATCAGCTCCGACAGTCAGGCGATGGGCCGCGTGGGGGAGGTGATCACCCGGACTTGGCAGACGGCACATAAGATGAAGGTGCAACGCGGTTCGCTGCCTGGCGATGGCGCGGCCGACAATACGCGGGTCAAGCGCTACATCGCCAAATACACCATCAACCCGGCCATCGCGCAGGGCGTCTCGGCCCATATCGGCTCCGTCACCGTCGGCAAGATGGCCGATCTCGTTCTGTGGACGCCCGCCTTCTTCGGCGTGAAGCCCGATCTCGTGCTGAAATCGGGCATGATCGCCATGGCCATGATGGGCGACCCCAATGCCTCAATCCCGACGCCGCAGCCGGTGCACTCGAGGCCGATGTTCGGCGCCTTTGGGCGGGCGCTGCAACTCTCCTCCGTGCTCTTCGTGTCGGGCGCGGCGATCGATGCCGATATCGGCCGGCACCTTGGCCTCACCCGCCCGCTCGTCGCCGTCAGCAACACGCGCGGCGGCATCGGCAAGGCGAGCATGATCCATAACGACGCCACGCCGAACATCGAAGTCGATCCTGAGACCTATGAAGTGCGAGCGGATGGTGTGCTGCTGACCTGCGAGCCCGCGACGATCCTGCCGATGGCGCAGCGGTATTTTTTGTTCTGATGGATGCCCGGACAGACTAAACCCGGAGAGACTGACCCTCGTGCGCGGCTGGCCGGCTATTCCTATTGGTTCTGGCAGGATCGCATCTTCGGGCCGCTCGGCCTGATGTGGCTTGCGGTGGGCTCTCAAGGTGCGGCGGTGGTCTTCTGCTTCTATGACCGCTCCGGTCACAGGAGCAACGCTGTGCAGGCGACTATGCTCGTCTTCATCCTAGCCGTGCTCGCCTGGGCGCTGATATCCCAGCATCGGCCGATGATCCTGGCGGCGCGGCCGATCGCGGTGATCGTGGCGGCGCTGGGCGCACTGGAACTGTTGCTTCCGGGTGTCTGCACGCGCGTCATCGGCGCCTGGGCTCCGGGCTTCG
This window encodes:
- a CDS encoding urease accessory protein UreD, which gives rise to MPDRGMDCASPTVRPQRAFGRIRVRFERRGDITALAVLRQEGCLKARMPRMEPGATAEAVLLNTSGGVTGGDDLGLEIAAGAATRLIVTTQAAERFYRATPASPPATIRTTLSVAASAHLDWLPQETILFDGCRADRTLSVEMAQTASFVGVESLLFGRQAMGEAVQRAWLTDRIRIRHGGRLILHDATRIGGDIAALMARAGTFGDARAMATVVFVSPDAEGRVTALRDALGTGTLPEGPVEAGVSAWNGLVLVRLLALDGASLRRAVMTTLTILRAGAAVPGVWRL
- a CDS encoding urease subunit beta — translated: MIPGEIIPVAGDIELNAGAVQTTLTVANTGDRPIQVGSHYHFAETNPGLQFDRAAARGQRLDIAAGTAVRFEPGQTREVTLIPLRGARIVFGFRGDVSGPLDVKG
- the urtD gene encoding urea ABC transporter ATP-binding protein UrtD, which gives rise to MNAQPIGPTSNDILYLNGVNKTFDGFKAINNLSLVLARGEMRAVIGPNGAGKSTMMDIITGKTKPDTGQVIFSASTDLTKMDEPAIAQLGIGRKFQKPTTFESHTVWDNLLLALAGDRKPWFNLFARESKAEAEKIEALMATIRLSDHRHRMAANLSHGQKQWLEIGMLLAQDPQVLLVDEPVAGMTDAETEQTAHLLRDINRTRSVVVVEHDMTFVRALGVKVTVLHEGSVLSEGTLDHVSADPRVIDVYLGR
- a CDS encoding urease subunit gamma, producing the protein MNLTPREKDKLLISMAAVVARRRLERGVVLNYPEAIALISDFVVEGARDGRSVADLMEQGAHVLTRAQVMEGVAEMIHDVQVEATFPDGTKLVTVHDPIR
- the urtE gene encoding urea ABC transporter ATP-binding subunit UrtE yields the protein MLEVEDVSLHYGAAIALRGVSIKAELGTVTSILGRNGVGKTSLLRAITGAHPISKGAIRWEGHSIVKLPSYERAKRGIAWVPQGRDIFPLLTVQENLETGFAVLPRRERKIPDEIYDLFPVLKTMLRRRGGDLSGGQQQQLAIGRALVMKPRLLVLDEPTEGIQPSIIKDIGRVIALLRSRGTMAILLVEQYYDFAHELAQTLAIMDRGSIVIQGPRDTLDETEVRRHLSV
- the urtC gene encoding urea ABC transporter permease subunit UrtC produces the protein MTRISLLLTPVIIVGVAIILAILNLSTPPTSALHVSDFVIGLAGKYLCYAMLALAVDLVWGFAGILTLGHAAFFALGGYCMGMYLTREIGARGVYANADLPDFMIFIGWKQLPWYWHGFSHLPFAILMALIVPGVLAAVFGFAAFRSRVGGVYLSIITQALTYALLLAFFRNDMGFGGNNGMTDFKDIGGFPLDRSSTTTTLMVLSAIFTALSFLFARWLVRSRYGKVLVAVRDAESRTRFLGYRPEYYKLVLWTLSAMIAGIGGALYVPQVGIINPGEFAPANSIEAVIWVAVGGRGTLSGAILGAVLVNFGKTVLTGVMPGAWLYALGGLFILVTLFLPRGIMGTFAKRIVGAALPNAGQPQGLAAIDTEAADLHEAGADVETPA
- the urtB gene encoding urea ABC transporter permease subunit UrtB, producing MTRYFPWRRAFAALLIAMLAWAPLTRAEAQTDPYAGLIVPNFDTIVTAVETIALSGDARAKPVLTALGNNELYTWKYPRPDHGLFIHDLDAGHWLNARTGAVIPTPPFMAVRKVVANDMVTGAIQTAMGVLDLSSPVVATRRKAAEAIFESPAANTLPIVQHALSTEKNPSVIATLQQAQAADELFTPGTGVETKLAAVKTVGARGDMVSRNMLASLSSGQDKTVAAAAAAAIAHIDFSLKLWSWLETVYYGLSLGSVLLLAAAGLAITFGVMGVINMAHGEMVMIGAYTTFCVQGFFRAYLPDFSGISLIVAIPVAFAVAGAIGIVIERSMIRFLYGRPLETLLATWGLSLVLQQAIRSLFGAENQNVITPGWMSGYFTLGGLTITLNRLCIIIFAFAVVGGLMAVMRYTPLGLRMRAVTQNRRMAASMGIRTPWIDAMTFGLGSGIAGVAGVALSQIDNVSPNLGQNYIIDSFMVVVFGGVGNLWGTVLAALTLGIVNKGLEPVAGAVLGKIVVLVLIIIFIQRRPRGLFPVKGRAVEA